In the Pocillopora verrucosa isolate sample1 chromosome 4, ASM3666991v2, whole genome shotgun sequence genome, GCTATTCTTGGTTATgataaatgatttgaaagtaCCATCAGCCAGTGATTGTATAAAATATGTAGATGACACGACAGTGTATGAAATCATAAGCAAGGGTGGTCCTAGCAATGCTCAGTCTATGATAAACGAAGTAGCTACCTGGTCAACACTTAACTCGTTTCAACTTCATCCGAAAAAATGTAATGAGCTAAGAGTTTCCTTCGTGCGCTCCCCTCCTTCCTACGATCTCATAGAAATTAATGGCTCTAAGGTTAGCGCCGTTAGTGTCGTGAAATTACTGGGTGTGTATTTTCAAGACAACCTCAAGTGGAACACTCACGTTACTGAGATGATTAAAAAGGCCGCTAAGCgcctttactttttaactcAGTTAAAGCGAGCTAAGGTACCATCACCAGAATTAGTGAATTTTTATGTTGCTTGCATTCAATCCGTCTTACTTTATGGATGTCAGGTCTACCATTATAGTCTCCCCGATTATTTGAGCTTAAGTTTAGAGCGTGTCCAAAAGAGAGCCTTGAAAATTATATAcggttatgataatcattatagAGAAGTGCTTCAGATGGCAGAGCTGAAAACCCTAAGGGATCGGAGGGAAGACctttgcttaaaattctttaacaaCATCGTCTCCAATCCCTTGGATTGTTTGTACCACTTACTGCCTTTCGACAACCGAGATCAACTTATGGAGTTACGACGACGCAGACCATTTagagtttcctttaaaacaaatcggTTCAGAGATACTTTCATTCCAGCAAGCGCAAGACATTTTAATTGACATCTATTACAATTGTATATGGGCCCATATGTAAATTAGTTCCCTTTTAGGTTTGATTTTATTGTATAGTTCTATTATATAATTTGTACACCTTTGTAATTCAGCTTCCAGCTGCTATTAAGGTATTCTTAATAAACGTCTATCTACGTCTATCTATCGAAGACAGCGGTAAAGAATCTCTGAGGCACCTTTAATGTAGGATAGAACCGCAGTAGACTTGAAATCATGTGTGGGCTTCTCATTGACTGTTGATCCTTTTGTCTCTGCAATCTTTCGCACAAATGAGGGTGGATTTCTGTTAACAACAAGAACTGGTGATATAAGGTGTTATAAGGTGTTTGGCCCGGTCGTATAGACAAACCTCACAATAACCCATGTTACTGACTGAGGATGGTAATATTCATAAGCTAAGTGTTAGTCAGTATGACTAGGTTTTCTGAACATGCCGGTGCTGAGCTAACCTTCGGCGGCCCGACAAACTGACATGTCCAGAATGGTGTTAGTTTTCTCGACTTCCACAGGAAGTGGATAGAAGGCTTTCGTTTATTTAAATGTTGTAATAAGCTCTAAACATTATTTAGATCTAAAATGGTAGAGGTGTCATCTATATATCGCTTCCAGATCTTAGGTTTTGAGGTGATGTAATCATCGACTGTTCCTCAAACTTTTCCATGTACAGGTTAGCTATAACGACCCTTAGTGTAAATTGCTCTGGTGATTATTAGGATgcgcacgctctgattggtaaAGGATTGCCCCATATctcgctataatcacctcgTGTTTGGAGATCATAGCTTGagcgctaaatttcaaaatggctgcctcgcGTTTTGTCAACGTTACCGAGAAAAAGGTAAACGCAGTAGAAGAAATTCAATTCTGAAAAGCACAAAAGATGCTATTAAGTTTGGTGCAACCCTTTTCAAAAGTAGGATATAAAATTTTCGCTGTAAAATTCTAAAGGAAACAGGCTACTTATCTTGATgcaaataatgaaaacaattgtAACAGAAAATACgcaaaagttttctttatttacggAATTGTTTTCAACATCAGAATGAATCTACAACACAACTCGATAGCACttgagcaattatactaaaacaaatTACTCGCCTCGCTCCctacataagttacttcgctccgtGTAGAAAACTAAGGTAAAGGTAGCAAAGCTAACGTGTCTAAATTGATAGTTCATTAAATGATGTGCATATCTTACCGAACAATAGATTATCGCTCGCGCGCACTTGAAATAGATCCGAGCTACgcagaaagaacaaaaaaagccTTATGAAAGGGACTCACGAAGTGtaatatactttatttatttaagatGGCGGATATCAGTTTCCTCACATCAAAGAGCAAAAAAGGCCACACTGGATAGTATTGGTATTTGAATTCTAATAATCAGACGATAACGTTATCATTTATTCCACGATCATTTATTCCATCATCGCTATACATCATACATCGGTAAATAATCTGAAGGACAGAGTGAATACGATGTACACGAATCGTCGCGAGACACATCATCACCTTTAAACTTAAAAGATCATTGGTATGTAATACTTTACTCTACAGCATGAAGCGAACTTATGTTGgtagcgaagtaacttatttgatggagcgatctaacttccgagtggagcgatctaacttcCGAGTGgtgcgatctaaccggataccggTGGTAAGTACGAGAATAAAGGTTTGAAATCTTGTTTGTCTTATTGTGCAGTACTTAGGAGATTTTGTCACCATGCGTACTTCAAAACATCATTCACAGGAACTAAACATCAACCTCACAAGTTGCACCTTTATTATGGGAATTATCTTATTACCACATAGATATAGAATTGACCTTATACATACAGTTCAAGACGGCAGTGTGGTAAATTGTTATCCACATTTTATGTTCGATAGGATCACCTTATGTCATAttttcgcagccgttgtttggtctcgtcacgcaacgcccTATCTCTCTCTGGGGGTAAAGAGGTGTTGCGTAACGAGACAAAAGAacggctgcaaaggagactCCATGCACTTGTATTCATAACAGTCAACAAAAATCAGTACAATGAACCTGAGGGCAGTCTAgcacataaaaaattatttggaataatttctttttttgacgtTCACACGTTGGTTATCTCTTCGCTGGATGGCCACACAGTATCTAAGTTTTACTTCTCACTTACCAAAACTTTACAAAGGTAACTATTGAGAACTTCTTCAGTGATCGTTTCAGTAAACTATGAGAATCGTATTTGATTACCATAGTGGAGAGAAATAGGCCAGCAAATTAACAATTCTATGATGGTAAATCCATTGTAGAGTGGTCCTGTCGATGCCTTGAAACCCAGTCTTCACCTAGTAATAGAATAGAGCAGTCAATACTCATCTAAAGACAAAGTTTATTGTTTCAATCCTAAACCTCCACTCTCCTGTGTACTTTAAGTTTTCCCGCTGGGTGACCTGTTGATCAAGTGTTAGGCCCCATTTCAAGCCACTTGTTTGAGTTCCCTCGAGTAAAATATTGAAACTCATCAACAGTTGTCAAAATTCACGCCACTTTGTCTCACCTTGGCATTTACGACTGCAGTAAAATCTTGTACCCTTTCCACTGCACCTATCAGAATATGTAAAAGAATAAACGATCGAGACTAGTAGGTTTcccagagaaaaacaaacatcatgTAAAATGAGAATCCAGAAAGAGTTTTTTCTCGCTAATTAACAATTTGTTTTCGGCGTTGCGGGAACAAACTCTTGCAGTTTCAGATGGGTAACATTTCTTCCAAGAATATATCTTCGTTCGCTTTTCTATCTAAGCAAAAAAAAGTTGGGAAGGGAACGTCATCTTTTCCAATTCCTTACATGTCAAGTTATTTGGAGTTGACAACGAACAATACAAATTCACAGCTCATTTGGAAGCAGATGTCataaatcaactttttttttttactaacgGTAGCAAAGTTTacgagattttttttctgccgGAAATTGAGAATCGTGGATTACCACCTCAGTCcgcaaaactgaaaaaagaacaaaaaacaaaacaaaacaaatcatcaCACAGAACTTGCGCTCAAGGTGAGACTGAGTTCACCTGCTTCGTGCCTAAATATGAACGCTTTGGAAGCATTCCACCATTATGAAGCCATTGTTCAGATACAAAAGGTACCCTTACCTCTGACACTTCTTAAACGTTCCCGCGTATCTCTCAACTTGCCTACAGTTAGCACAGGCGTGTTTCTTCTTAGTACAGCTCTCAGCATAGTCCTTCATAATCACCTCACGTAGCCGACTACCTTCAATCACTTCTTCCTCTTTCTTCCTACACCTCTCTTCAAATTCGACGTTCGGGTGAGGCTTTCCAAGGTGAAACTGTTCTCTCAGCCTCCTGTAGGAGCCGTCTTTGTCCCGTTTATACACTTCCATGAAATCAATAGCAGAGGCTCCCCCCCTGTCCGTTAGCACTGACGTTATACCTCTTATGACTTTGGCCTCCCAGCTatcttcctcttcctcctcctcctcctcctcagAGCTGTCTGATGCTCCTCCATTCCGACCGATAGTAGCCACTGCCACCATCGGACCTCCGCTTGGTTTGACGACTTCAGTGGACGAAGCTTTTGTGGTATTGTCCTCTTTAGTGCTTACACTTTGGGTTGATTCAGAGTTGCTGACAGGCACCTGTGACAAGGACGTGACACCAAGCTCATCGAGTTTCCCTGCTTCTAGCCAACGCCTTAAATAGCGACAAACTGATCCACCGAACTTCACGTACAGAGGAAATACCACCACAGCCTATAAACATCAAGTCCACATTCTTGATGATTAACTGTTGATTAACTTCAAtagaatttttaaaagcaaggaagaaaaataatgcaaaattgtttcatatatatatatatatatatatatatatatatatgttccGTCTGTATAAATGTATGGTGAAACTAAGGATAATAACCTTTAATCGGGACTCTTGGTCTGGTTCTCCAAAGAGCCTTCGAAACACATCtctaaaaacaaagaaagaatcAACCTCACAGTTATTCAACAATTTCGTTACATCAAAGATAAATGATGTAAATTTCTAAGAGCTGTGATAGATTCATCAAAAAAACATAGCAAACACAATCCCAGGCTACTGTCACTTTACACAACATACCTTGTATCTTTGTGAACAAAGGGATCTTTGGCTGAGGATAtaaaaatcaaatgtttaacATATGTTTTAGACTGCAGAGTTACTAGAACATGCAATACTACACATCTCTGGTAAGGTATCAATAAAGTACCCAGCaactttaacccttcaactcacATGgatgactaagacagaatttctccttacaatttcaaaaacaacatcaagcagacaagtgatgagaataaagaaaaatatcaactattGTTATTTGACCCAATGCCAAATTCACAgaactgacatcataagaattgtatgaaagagagtaaggagaattactattgagatcttgggagtgaaagggttcagaGCTTGTGATAAGAAGCAAATAATGGAGTTCCCAACACACTGTTGAGACAAATGTATTAATACAACAGTTAAAGAGCAAGTGAGAAGATGATGACTAAAAGCCCAAACTGGTTCATATATCATAATTCATGGTAAAGCATAGAATGAAGAGTAAATAAGAGTTACAAAGTTAACCAAAATGAAATCAGCCGAAGTTCAGCCGCTCGTGCGTTCCCAACAACCAAGAACTAAACTTATCGTGAAATCGAGGGACTTACGGCCTACAACGCGTATGGCTATGCGCACGTATCTTGGAAATGTGGACGTTAAGACACTTATCGATAGTAAAGATTCTTGCAAGGGCAAAGTGGAAATGCTGGAGACCATAGTTAAGACCGGAATGGACATTCTCCTCCCCCTGAAGTCTAAGTCGGTACAAACCAACGAGCCGCCCTGGGTCAATCAACAATTGAAGGGTCTCATTCACAGCCGCCAAAAGGCCCTCGCTCAAGGCGACCAGGAGCAGTACCGCACCCTACGAAATCGCGTTAATCGTGAGAGGAAAGCATGCCGTGCAAAGTTCTATAACTCCAAGGTTGAACATCTGAAGGACTGTAAACCCGCAGTTTGGTGGCGTGAGGTAAAGAAGCTCAGTGGTAAGTCAGACGCAGCTTCTAGAGGCGTTAATCCAGCTGCCCTCTACCAACATATTGATTGTGGTCAGAGAGGTTCGCCTCCAAGCACGATAGACATTGCTAACACCATCAACCAGGCGTTCTTGGCTCCTATGCGCGTCTTCACCCCCCTTTCACCTAACACCTCAACCAACTCTGACCAGGAGAGTGCTTTCCAGGTATCAGAATTCTCTGTTTTAAAGAAGCTATCCGCCTTAAATCCAACTAAGGCAACCGGTCCGGACGGAATCCCCGGTTGGCTTCTTAAAGAGAATGCAGATTTACTAGCACTGCCTGTGACTGATATCCTTAACTGTTCGTTTAAGGAAGCACGGTTGCCTCAGTCTTGGAAGGACGCTAACATCACTCCAGTACCAAAGCAGAATCCAATACACGATGTAAACAAACATCTACGTCCAATATCCCTAACTCCCGTGCTTTCTAAGGTTGCTGAAGATTTCGTCGTGGAGAGTTTCCTCAAGCCTGTTGTGTTGGCGAAAGTGGATGTACGGCAGTTTGGGACTGTGCCAGGTTCCAGTACGACACAAGCACTAATAAGCATGGTCCACTCATGGCTTAGTGCTACGGATGGGAACGGTGCAACTGTCAGAACCATCCTCTTTGACTTCCGCAAGGCGTTTGACCTTATTGACCATCAGATCCTAGTTCAGAAGCTCATTTCATACGATCTTCCAAGCGGAATAATTGACTGGATAGTGGACTTTCTGTCCTGTCGCCGACAGCGTGTTAAACTTAGTCAGGACTGTTACTCGGAGTGGGGGGCCATCCCATCAGGGGTCCCACAGGGCACAAAACTTGGCCCCTGGTTATTTACTATTATGATAAACGACCTCATCATCCCGGGTACAGACATGTGGAAATATGTCGATGACTCCActatttctgaaacagtcatgAAGTCTGAGGTCAGCAAAGTCCAACAAGCGGTTGACGAACTCGCGACGCAAGCTTCTGCTGACAAGTTCCAATTAAATGAAACCAAGTGCAAGGAACTGCGCATAACATTCAGTCACTCTAGAAAGAACTTTGATCCAATTAAGGTTAATGATCAGGACTTAGAGTGTGTAGAGCAAGCAAAGATCTTAGGTTTGCAGATATCTTGCGATCTTACGTGGAATAATCACGTATCCGAAGttgtaaagaaagtaaacaagcgCCTGTATTTTTTGCGTCAGCTTAA is a window encoding:
- the LOC131798809 gene encoding uncharacterized protein, producing MRNVLFSSSDFELFDPDITPQDYEFYQKHKDALKSLLEDQTQERKQKFVEAFRDFSLNHGCMKDFPLKNEHSFIVDVIENISKSFVEGKASKGKYLVTDAVCLLQNRGMIQNLGGSSSCAKDPFVHKDTRDVFRRLFGEPDQESRLKAVVVFPLYVKFGGSVCRYLRRWLEAGKLDELGVTSLSQVPVSNSESTQSVSTKEDNTTKASSTEVVKPSGGPMVAVATIGRNGGASDSSEEEEEEEEEDSWEAKVIRGITSVLTDRGGASAIDFMEVYKRDKDGSYRRLREQFHLGKPHPNVEFEERCRKKEEEVIEGSRLREVIMKDYAESCTKKKHACANCRQVERYAGTFKKCQRCSGKGTRFYCSRKCQGEDWVSRHRQDHSTMDLPS